A region from the Brettanomyces bruxellensis chromosome 4, complete sequence genome encodes:
- the PRE7 gene encoding Proteasome subunit beta type-6 (MEROPS:MER0005692~BUSCO:EOG0926457R) — translation MQQSTLLNTEYSTDVQQEPIEHRFNPYQDNGGTILGIAGEDFAVLAGDTRQTVGYSIDSRYEPKVHNVGDNLLLSANGFSADGVQLVKVFQNQLKWYHFDNNKDMSVDSAARLIQHLLYGKRMFPYYVSTILAGLDKEGKGAIYSFDPVGSYEREQCRAGGAAASLIMPFLDNQVNFKNQMDPESNGTKQRPIKYLKLDEVIQLVRDAFTSATERHIEVGDGLQILVVTKDGVKTEYYPLKRD, via the exons ATGCAACAAAGTACACTTTTGAATACTGAGTATTCGACTGATGTTCAGCAAGAGCCTATAGAGCACAGATTCAATCCATATCAGG ATAATGGTGGTACCATCTTGGGAATTGCCGGAGAGGATTTTGCTGTTTTAGCCGGAGATACAAGACAGACGGTTGGATACAGTATTGATTCCAGATACGAGCCGAAAGTGCACAATGTTGGCGATAATCTACTTTTATCAGCGAATGGATTTTCCGCAGATGGTGTTCAATTGGTGAAGGTGTTTCAGAATCAGCTTAAATGGTATCATTTTGACAACAACAAGGATATGTCCGTCGATAGTGCCGCCAGATTAATTCAACATTTGCTTTATGGAAAGAGAATGTTTCCATACTATGTGTCTACAATATTGGCTGGTCTTGACAAAGAGGGAAAAGGTGCAATATACTCGTTTGACCCAGTTGGATCATATGAAAGAGAGCAATGTAGGGCAGGTGGAGCTGCTGCCTCATTGATTATGCCTTTTCTTGATAATCAGGTGAATTTCAAGAATCAGATGGATCCAGAGAGCAACGGAACAAAGCAGAGACCCATAAAATATCTTAAGTTAGATGAGGTGATTCAATTGGTTAGAGATGCCTTCACTTCAGCAACTGAAAGACATATAGAAGTTGGTGATGGTCTTCAGATTCTTGTGGTTACAAAAGATGGCGTTAAGACAGAGTACTATCCATTAAAGAGAGATTGA
- a CDS encoding uncharacterized protein (SECRETED:SignalP(1-19)): protein MFVPLFLITLFAILQIITASVTEVDDTNFENQVFGNPGTYSLVYFNSPYCSYCRQFDPEFEPLGDLYRGTRLNVFKIDGLHNKRIRAKYKLIGFPVVKLFSSDGTQVGFYNGKRRTPEIMDYIFEATGAVANKLPSYVNRLDNYEGNTEDMKLNIFNRQDRDIFVAFFQPWDKKLGNPYNSYFERLAKYYGEKEHEPRTEFYGIDVTDSKSTELMSKFEVGQFPVIFYLPKGRSADEKYTVYKLPENPDSKMIIDILSGKDIGQKPVNLEEMERNIAKVIQKLQIEDITEEEEDDDDDDDYAVYRDL, encoded by the coding sequence ATGTTTGTCCCTTTATTCCTTATTACGTTATTTGcaatattgcaaattatTACAGCTTCCGTCACAGAGGTTGATGATActaattttgaaaatcaGGTCTTCGGCAATCCTGGAACATACTCATTGGTCTATTTCAATTCACCTTATTGTTCTTACTGTCGCCAGTTTGATCCGGAATTTGAGCCACTAGGTGATCTTTACAGAGGAACTAGGTTAAATGTATTTAAGATAGATGGTTtacataataaaagaaTTAGAGCAAAATACAAACTTATTGGATTTCCAGTGGTGAAACTCTTTTCATCAGATGGTACGCAGGTTGGGTTTTACAATGGAAAAAGACGGACACCAGAGATTATGGACTATATATTCGAAGCTACAGGTGCCGTCGCAAATAAACTACCAAGCTATGTCAACCGCCTTGATAACTATGAAGGGAATACGGAGGATatgaaattgaatattttcaatcgTCAAGATCGTGATATTTTTGTGGCATTCTTCCAGCCGTGGGATAAGAAACTTGGAAACCCGTACAACTCATATTTTGAACGTCTTGCCAAATATTACGGTGAGAAAGAACATGAGCCGAGAACAGAATTCTATGGTATCGATGTGACGGATAGTAAATCCACTGAATTGATGAGTAAGTTTGAAGTTGGGCAGTTTCCTGtgattttttatcttcctAAGGGACGCTCggcagatgaaaaatacacGGTTTATAAACTTCCGGAAAATCCTGACTCAAAAATGATCATTGATATACTTTCAGGTAAAGATATTGGTCAGAAGCCTGTCAATTTGGAGGAAATGGAGCGTAACATTGCCAAGGTAATCCAGAAACTTCAAATTGAGGATATAACcgaggaggaagaagatgatgatgatgatgatgattatgCTGTGTATAGAGATTTATAA
- the SOD1 gene encoding Superoxide dismutase [Cu-Zn], producing MVKAVAVVRGDSTVKGVVTFEQTSESEPTTINYNIEGNDPNALRGFHIHTFGDNTNGCTSAGPHFNPFGKTHGAPTDENRHVGDLGNIKTDANGVAKGTIKDKLVKLIGVNSIIGRTVVVHAGTDDLGKGGDAGSLQTGNAGGRPACGVIGLSA from the coding sequence ATGGTTAAAGCAGTTGCAGTTGTCAGAGGAGACTCTACAGTCAAAGGTGTTGTTACCTTTGAGCAAACCTCAGAGAGTGAGCCAACAACCATTAACTACAACATCGAGGGTAACGATCCAAATGCTTTGAGAGGATTCCACATTCACACATTTGGTGACAACACCAACGGTTGCACATCAGCCGGTCCTCACTTCAACCCATTCGGTAAGACTCATGGTGCTCCAACTGACGAAAACAGGCACGTTGGTGATTTGGGTAACATCAAGACGGATGCCAATGGAGTTGCTAAGGGCACCATCAAGGACAAGTTAGTTAAGCTTATTGGTGTGAACTCCATCATTGGAAGAACCGTCGTTGTTCATGCTGGAACTGACGATTTGGGTAAGGGCGGCGATGCTGGTTCTTTGCAGACTGGTAACGCCGGTGGCAGACCAGCATGCGGTGTCATTGGCTTGTCTGCATAA
- the URA7 gene encoding CTP synthase ura7 (MEROPS:MER0437468~BUSCO:EOG092620EL), whose product MKYVCVSGGVISGIGKGVLASSTGMLMKTYGLRVTSIKIDPYLNIDAGTMSPLEHGECYVLDDGGEVDLDLGNYERYLGISLNRQNNITTGKIYSTVIKRERKGDYLGKTVQVVPHITDTIQNWIEKVAKIPVDNSGIEPDVCIIELGGTVGDIESAPFVEALRQFQFRVGRENFALIHVSLVPVVSGEQKTKPTQAAIKELRSLGLYPDMIACRCKQKLVKKTIDKIAMFCHVGPEQVLAVHNVSSTYHVPLLLKQEKELDFLAERLHLSELNISDEMKSKGEKLLEDWTRLTTQEDRSFKKVTIAIVGKYTNLHDSYLSVIKSLEHSAMRCSRKLEIVWVESTDLEPECEIKNKANFHKAWQAVCTADGILVPGGFGHRGTEGMIAATKWARENKVPFLGVCLGLQIAVIEFARNVLGKASATSQEFDENSAEADRAVVYMPEISKETMGGTMRLGSRKTVFQPGSEDSVIRKLYGDAEVIDERHRHRYEVNPAMSEELEEKGLKFVGRDETGERMEIFELQDHPFFVGTQFHPEYLSKVLDPSRPFLGLVSAAAGILDDVLSQDLSRKEIDF is encoded by the coding sequence ATGAAATACGTTTGCGTCTCTGGTGGTGTTATTTCCGGTATCGGTAAGGGTGTTCTTGCATCGTCTACCGGTATGCTGATGAAGACATACGGCCTCCGTGTTACTTCTATCAAGATCGATCCTTACTTGAATATTGATGCTGGTACGATGTCTCCTTTGGAGCACGGAGAGTGCTATGTGCTAGATGATGGTGGTGAGGTTGATTTGGACTTGGGAAACTACGAGAGATACCTCGGAATTTCTCTCAACAGGCAGAACAACATCACTACCGGTAAGATTTACTCTACGGTGATTAAAAGAGAGAGGAAAGGTGACTATCTTGGTAAGACCGTCCAGGTCGTTCCACACATCACGGACACGATTCAGAACTGGATCGAGAAGGTCGCCAAGATCCCGGTTGACAACTCTGGTATCGAGCCAGACGTGTGTATTATCGAATTGGGAGGTACCGTTGGTGATATCGAGTCTGCCCCATTCGTTGAGGCTCTCAGACAGTTCCAGTTCCGCGTGGGCCGTGAGAACTTCGCATTGATTCATGTTTCACTGGTTCCAGTTGTCAGTGGAGAGCAGAAGACCAAACCAACGCAGGCTGCTATCAAAGAGCTTAGATCTCTTGGTTTGTACCCAGACATGATTGCCTGCCGTTGCAAGCAGAAGTTGGTGAAGAAGACCATCGACAAGATTGCCATGTTCTGCCACGTGGGCCCAGAGCAGGTGTTGGCAGTGCACAACGTTTCTTCGACGTACCATGTTCCATTGCTCTTGAAGCAGGAGAAGGAGTTGGACTTTTTGGCAGAAAGATTGCACTTGTCGGAGTTGAACATCAGCGATGAGATGAAGAGCAAGGGGGAGAAGTTGCTCGAAGATTGGACCCGCCTTACGACGCAGGAGGACCGGTCTTTCAAGAAGGTGACGATCGCGATTGTTGGAAAGTACACGAATTTGCATGACTCGTATCTTTCCGTGATCAAGTCCTTGGAGCACAGTGCCATGCGTTGCTCCAGAAAGCTTGAGATCGTCTGGGTTGAGTCGACGGACCTTGAGCCAGAGTGCGAGATCAAGAACAAGGCCAACTTCCACAAGGCTTGGCAGGCCGTGTGTACCGCGGATGGTATTCTTGTTCCAGGAGGCTTTGGACACAGAGGTACCGAAGGTATGATTGCTGCCACCAAGTGGGCCAGGGAGAACAAGGTCCCATTTTTGGGAGTCTGTCTCGGATTGCAGATTGCAGTCATTGAGTTTGCCAGAAACGTTCTTGGCAAGGCCAGTGCCACATCGCAGGAGTTTGACGAGAATTCGGCCGAGGCTGACCGTGCCGTTGTGTACATGCCTGAGATAAGCAAGGAGACCATGGGTGGAACCATGAGATTGGGATCCAGAAAGACTGTTTTCCAGCCTGGAAGTGAGGACTCCGTCATCAGAAAGCTGTACGGAGATGCTGAGGTTATCGATGAGAGACACAGACACAGATACGAGGTGAATCCGGCCATGTCCGAGGAGCTGGAGGAGAAAGGACTCAAGTTTGTGGGAAGAGACGAGACCGGTGAGAGAATGGAGATTTTCGAGCTTCAGGACCACCCATTCTTTGTTGGAACCCAGTTCCACCCAGAGTACTTGTCCAAGGTGTTGGATCCTTCTAGACCATTCCTTGGTTTGgtttctgctgctgctggaaTCTTGGATGATGTGCTTTCTCAGGATTTGTCCAGAAAGGAGATCGACTTCTGA
- a CDS encoding uncharacterized protein (BUSCO:EOG09263OD3), whose amino-acid sequence MASGVNTSGANAHEPESSPRKTSISLSQIIDEENYDESADPDYTLNKDTILEEDEYEADDDLLSDISETHITDDDTSTFSEGDEKKETLEVPVSSTEMSTSQSSLEMIEETHKKFKRFIHEQEIPRKLLHVSIGFFTLYLFTLGHQTGEILLPLGAAGLAIFSFDLLRFRWKAFNKAYCAVVGFMMREGEVNSINGVIWYILGCYFSLKFAHKDVAVMSILLLSWCDTAASTIGRKFGYLTPKIARGKSLAGSFGAFVMGVFACYFFYGYLAPKYPEYSQDFFWTAATSYLSLHALAILCGFIAALSEGIDIMELDDNLTIPVLSSLFLDVAIKIARKPLGNSL is encoded by the coding sequence ATGGCTTCGGGAGTAAATACATCCGGAGCTAATGCCCATGAACCCGAAAGCAGTCCACGAAAGACTAGTATATCACTTTCACAAATCATAGATGAGGAAAATTACGACGAGTCGGCGGATCCGGACTACACTTTAAATAAAGATACCATACTTGAGGAAGACGAATACGAAGCTGATGACGATCTTTTGTCAGATATCTCGGAAACTCATATCACGGATGATGACACGTCGACCTTTTCCGAGGGggatgagaagaaagaaacttTGGAAGTCCCGGTTTCGAGCACAGAGATGTCCACCAGCCAAAGTAGCCTAGAAATGATTGAAGAAACACATAAAAAGTTCAAGAGATTCATACACGAGCAAGAGATACCGAGAAAGCTTCTGCATGTTTCGATCGGATTCTTCACATTGTATTTGTTTACGCTTGGACACCAGACGGGGGagattcttcttccattgGGAGCTGCTGGTTTGGCCATATTCTCTTTTGACCTCCTTCGTTTCAGGTGGAAAGCTTTTAATAAGGCTTATTGCGCTGTTGTGGGTTTCATGATGAGAGAAGGTGAGGTCAATTCGATCAACGGCGTTATCTGGTATATTCTTGGATGCTATTTCAGCTTGAAGTTTGCCCACAAGGATGTTGCGGTCATGtcaattcttcttttgagcTGGTGTGATACTGCTGCATCCACAATTGGTCGCAAATTCGGCTATTTGACACCAAAAATCGCACGTGGCAAATCATTAGCAGGTTCTTTTGGCGCTTTCGTGATGGGCGTTTTTGCGTGCTACTTCTTCTACGGATATCTTGCTCCAAAGTATCCAGAATATTCGCAAGATTTCTTCTGGACTGCAGCCACAAGttatctttctttgcatGCTTTGGCGATTCTCTGCGGATTTATTGCTGCACTTAGCGAGGGAATAGACATCATGGAGTTGGATGATAATCTCACCATTCCAGTGTTGTCTAGTTTATTTTTGGATGTCGCTATTAAGATTGCCAGGAAGCCGTTGGGCAATAGTTTATAA
- the STT3 gene encoding oligosaccharyl transferase stt3 subunit (BUSCO:EOG09260TVA~CAZy:GT66) gives MNNQAHLEHQQSKLSAFILQLRKYFALKHSFSDKMLCTVDKEGYIRVDGRLLAAFKILLKTAIFVSISFAAVSSRLFSVIRFESIIHEFDPWFNYRATKYLVTHSFYKFLNWFDDKTWYPLGRVTGGTLYPGLMVTSSVLYHLLHKFGLPIDVRNICVLLAPAFSSVTALATYLLTLEISDTVKGLRFKKTAAFFSALFMAIVPGYISRSVAGSYDNEAIAITLLMLTFYFWIKAVRHGSVFYASLTALSYFYMVSAWGGYVFITNMIPLHVFILVLMGRFSYKLYTSYCTWYVLGTVMSMQIPFVGFLPIRSNDHMASLGIFGLLQLVLVANYLKRVLTAEKFHRLMIASGFLVFTLGIAAIVVATKVGLIAPWTGRFYSLWDTSYAKIHIPIIASVSEHQPTPWASFFFDMNFLVWLFPVGVFLCFQDLSNESVFIIIYSVLASYFAGVMIRLMLTLSPVVCICAGLCLGRICGIYMDFRDEISAKAQKSASRVFSLVSKLLVSASVIFYLYYYVQHCTWVTSNAYSSPSVVLASKLPDGSNTIIDDFREAYYWLRMNTAEDSKVMAWWDYGYQIGGMANRTTFVDNNTWNNTHIATVGKAMSVGERESEVIMRRLGVDYVLIIFGGLIGYSGDDLNKFLWMIRIAHGIWPDEVDETKFFTGDGNYRVDDLASQTMKDSLMYKMSYYRLSEAFGGSDPVDRVRRQRLSRPYAESIHLDVLDEVFTSENWIVRIYKLKDPDNFGRDLVSIGEENLAGKSRRALRKLTRTKPDTQLNLL, from the coding sequence ATGAACAACCAGGCTCATCTCGAACACCAGCAGTCCAAACTTAGTGCATTTATATTACAGTTGAGGAAGTACTTTGCCCTGAAACATTCATTTTCAGACAAAATGCTCTGCACAGTCGACAAGGAGGGATATATTCGCGTCGATGGGCGTCTGTTGGCAGCATTCAAGATCTTGCTCAAGACAGCCATTTTCGTTTCGATCTCCTTTGCGGCAGTTTCATCACGGTTGTTTTCCGTCATAAGGTTTGAATCCATTATCCATGAATTCGATCCCTGGTTCAACTATCGTGCAACGAAATATTTGGTGACGCATTCATTCTACAAGTTTCTCAATTGGTTTGATGACAAAACTTGGTACCCATTAGGCCGTGTCACAGGAGGCACGCTTTATCCTGGACTTATGGTCACATCTTCCGTGTTGTATCATCTCCTCCACAAGTTTGGGCTTCCAATTGATGTCAGAAACATTTGCGTGCTTCTTGCACCAGCATTTTCCTCAGTTACTGCACTAGCCACGTATCTTCTCACTTTGGAGATTTCAGACACTGTCAAAGGTCTTCGCTTCAAGAAAACGGCAGCCTTCTTCAGTGCACTATTCATGGCAATAGTGCCAGGCTACATTTCACGTTCCGTGGCTGGCTCATACGATAACGAGGCAATTGCCATCACTTTGTTGATGTTGACGTTTTATTTCTGGATCAAAGCCGTTCGCCATGGCTCTGTTTTCTATGCTTCTCTCACAGCCTTGAGTTACTTCTACATGGTTAGTGCCTGGGGTGGATACGTGTTCATCACCAACATGATTCCATTGCACGTTTTCATTTTGGTCCTCATGGGTCGCTTTTCCTACAAGTTGTACACTTCTTACTGCACATGGTACGTTCTGGGAACAGTTATGTCGATGCAGATCCCATTTGTCGGTTTCCTCCCTATAAGATCAAACGACCATATGGCTTCACTTGGAATATTCGGCCTCTTGCAGCTAGTCTTGGTTGCAAACTACCTCAAGCGTGTGTTAACCGCTGAGAAATTCCACCGTCTTATGATTGCTTCCGGATTCCTCGTCTTCACGTTGGGAATAGCCGCCATAGTCGTGGCCACCAAAGTTGGCCTCATTGCTCCCTGGACAGGAAGATTCTACTCTCTTTGGGATACGTCCTATGCCAAAATCCACATTCCAATCATTGCCTCTGTCTCTGAGCATCAGCCTACACCTTGGGCCTCGTTCTTTTTCGATATGAACTTCCTGGTGTGGCTTTTCCCGGTTGGAGTCTTCCTCTGCTTCCAGGACTTGTCAAACGAGTCCgtctttatcatcatctacTCAGTTTTGGCATCATATTTTGCCGGTGTCATGATCAGATTGATGCTTACTCTTTCTCCGGTCGTTTGCATCTGCGCCGGACTTTGCTTGGGCAGAATTTGTGGAATTTACATGGACTTCAGGGATGAGATTTCCGCCAAGGCCCAGAAATCCGCCTCGCGTGTCTTTTCTCTTGTTTCCAAGTTGCTCGTTAGTGCTTCCGTGATCTTCTACTTGTACTACTATGTGCAGCACTGCACATGGGTCACTTCAAATGCTTACTCGTCCCCATCTGTCGTTTTGGCATCCAAACTTCCAGATGGTAGCAATACTATCATTGATGATTTCAGAGAAGCTTACTACTGGCTACGTATGAACACTGCCGAGGATTCCAAGGTGATGGCCTGGTGGGATTATGGATACCAAATCGGTGGAATGGCCAACAGAACGACTTTTGTTGACAACAACACTTGGAACAACACTCACATTGCCACTGTTGGTAAAGCAATGTCTGTTGGTGAGAGGGAGTCCGAAGTGATAATGAGAAGATTGGGTGTGGACTACGTTTTAATCATTTTCGGAGGTTTGATCGGGTATTCCGGTGATGACCTCAACAAATTCCTATGGATGATTCGTATTGCCCATGGAATATGGCCAGATGAGGTAGACGAGACCAAGTTTTTCACTGGAGATGGAAACTACAGGGTTGATGATCTTGCCTCACAAACGATGAAGGACTCCCTCATGTACAAGATGAGCTACTACAGGCTGTCCGAGGCATTTGGAGGATCAGATCCTGTCGATAGGGTCAGAAGACAGAGATTGAGCCGGCCATATGCGGAAAGCATACACTTGGATGTTTTAGATGAGGTGTTCACCAGTGAAAACTGGATTGTCCGTATTTATAAGCTCAAGGACCCTGACAATTTTGGAAGAGACTTGGTGTCGATTGGTGAGGAGAATCTAGcaggaaaaagcagaagagcATTAAGAAAATTGACGCGGACAAAGCCTGATACCCAGTTGAACTTATTGTAA